A window of Symphalangus syndactylus isolate Jambi chromosome X, NHGRI_mSymSyn1-v2.1_pri, whole genome shotgun sequence genomic DNA:
TTAAACAAATAGTCACAGAGGAAAATTGCAAGTTAGCTCTAGGAGCTGAGCTGAAAGGTCATTACCAAGGCAGATACAGGTTTTGTGCAGTGTAAAGCTTATACTATTGGAGCATAGttgaaaaacttttttaaaaaaaagaacacataatttaaaaataaacacaaggcCTTGGAAAAGGCCCATGCAAATGAGGAGTCATGAAGCTTAAGTTCATTAAGTAACGGTAGACTACAGCCAGCCCATATCCATTTAAATTTTCAGAAAGTTCACAAGCTTGTTGATGTCATATTGGTAGCTTCAAATCAGCCATGGTAGGAATATTCAAGCCACAGAAATCAGCAAGTATGACAACTCAGGGCATTTTCCCTCTCCCCAAGAACCAGTTGTAAACATTTACCAGTGCAACACTGCATTAGCTTATTGATAGGAAATCCACCTCTGGTCATTAGGTAGCTTTGGTTGAGATAGTCTTTAGAATATAAAAAAGCAGGTTATATAGATTTAACAGTAGAAAAGTAAGGGAACACCCATGTGAagatgtgtttttggtagagCTGGAGGGTTTTTAAGGTTTCAGTagatagaaaaatgaataaaatggcaATTTCAAAGAGTAGAAAGGCAAATAGGCAAAGATAGTAAAATATCAACAAGCTTGAAATCAACAATCTTGCAAACTTTCCGAAAATTTAGGTGGATGTGGGCTTGTTGTAGTCTACCATTACTTAATGAACTTAAACTTCATGGTTCCTCACTTGCAAGGACCTTTTCCAAGTCCTTGTgcttaattttaactttaaaatttgaagacatgcataacacaaaggataaattatGGAGGGAATGGTACCCCAtttaccatgatgtgattataacacattgcatgcctgtattgaagtatctcatgtaccctgtaaatatatacacctattatgtacccatatttttttatatttgaggacatgaATTTAAAGGGAGGCCAATAAGTATGTGGATTTGCTTTCTATTGATGCTGTAACAAATAACATAAATTTGTCCCTGACCTCTGTAAGTCAGAAGTCCATCATGGGTCTCACTGTGCTAAAGTCAAGATAACATCCTGGGCTGCCTTCTTTTCTGGAGGCTCTATCTAGGAAAGAAtccatttcctttattttccagCATTCCTTGGGCTGCCTACATTCCTTGGTTCTTGACCCCTTTCCCTCATCTTCAAATCCAGCAGTGGTGGAAGTCCTTCTCATGTCacatctttctactctcttctGTTGTTTTATCTCTTTATAACCACAGTGGAGAAAGACTCTTTACTTTTAAGGACTCGTGAAATTAGATTGGGCCCACCTGTATGATTcaggataatcttcccatctcaaagtCTATAACTTTAGTGACATCTGTAAATTTCCTTTAGTCACATAAGGTTACATATTCACAGATTCCTGGGATTAGGATGtcgacatctttttttttttatcatttcctcTGTTTATTAAAAAATCCTGCATCCTTGAGAAGCACATTTGCAATGAGTGGGGGATTTCGGCCACTCATGAAAGACTGTTGCAAAACCCCTGTCATGTGGCTTACCCCAAAAGAGGCTCCTTAATTGCTTTATCTATCCCTGCTCTTCCCCCAGCTTACTTCTGATCATGTGATGACCATTTAGGGCTGGTGAATGGGGTTAGAGGACAGGTAAGTGGGGCAGGAGATTGTGTTAGTTTAACTTTGACCCAATTTTGACCTTGAATCCTCACTGCATATTTCACTAGTATAAGTAAAGGGGGAAGTGCAACCCTTATTACCTCCAGCACAGGAGAGAATCTGGAGGAAGTCAAAGAGCAAAGAGAAGTTGGATGCTGCTTTGAAAGAACCCAGCCAGGCCTTGCCACCACCAAAGTGGGCTCCATTCTGAAAGCAGACACCTTGCAGAACTGGAATGAACTTCCTACTTTTCCACCCAAGAGATTATTATAGATAGCAATTTAGTTCAGCGCACTATGTACCCCCCCAAAACAGGGGTCATATCTTATCCATTTGCCTCTAGTAAAGTGTCCAGTCACAGGTGAAGGCCAGTATCAGCCCATGCAGAGTTTTAAAATGGGAACAGAGCCTAATTATTTGAAAAGGAGGCTCCCAAGATGAGGAGCAGGTGGTACTAAGCCTGCCAATGGCCTCAGTCCCTTGGCGACATCAAGTCAAAGCAAATGCCTGAGTAAAGGCCCTTTGCCAGCAGCAAGTATTTTCTGAGAGCCACCCACGTCAGAAGGCCCAGagcagaaggaggaagagaatgaaCAAGTCTGAGTGTTCCACTGGAAGGCTGGGCCTCACAAAGACAGTCTTCTGTCAGCATGGTGACAGTCTTCTGTgtggatgggggagggagagaggtccCAATGTGCCACCCATGGGATCCAGCAGAAACTGGGCTCTGAAGTATTGCTGGCCTGTAGTGCACTTTCATCCAAGGAGTTCTTTGGTCTTCACTGCCAGATGCCTGTCAAGTTCTGCCACTGTGTCATCAGCCATTTGGCTGATCTGTTTCTCTATTAGCCTAATGGTGTCCTCTGAGACTGTATCCTTGGATTTCTTCACCTTGTTCACTGCGTTGGTGCAAACCTTCCGTAAAGAGTATTTGGCCTTGTTGGTGTTCTGTTTGGCCAGTTTCACCAGCATTTCTCTGTGCTCTCTGATTACGTGGGGAATGGGTACCCGAATTAGCGCCCCTTCCACTTCTGGGTTCAGATTCATTCCACTTTCTCTTATAGCCTTGATACCTGCAGCTGTACACTCTGGGGAACTGGCCATATTCACCAAAATCAGCTGTGGCGACTTCATGGAGATCTGGCTAATCTGGTTTAAAGCAAGTTTCCCATCAGCAATTACCACAGCAATCTTGTCAAGGGATCCTGGTGAGGTCCTTATATTGAGAGTCTTATTGAAATTATCCTTTTGTGCTTCTATCACagacttcatttcttcattcacctCTTCCAAGTTGATTATGTCCTCAACCAAGGCAGCACTAATATTCACTCTGGTTTGGGACTTTCCTTTCCCTTTGGCTTTGGCTTTCTTGGTAGCAAAATGGTGGACTGGTACAGCTGAATAGGCCACACATTGCCTATGGCCATGTTGTCTTTCATGCACTGTCTTCAGTGTAACTTCTGAAACGGGTCTGATAGAGGCTGCAAGATAATTGCGAAAGGCAGGGTGGACCATGCGGGAGCACTTTAATCCCAAGGCCATGACTGAAGACAATCCTTGGAAACATCCACAGCTATCACCCAGGTTACTAAGGAAAGACTCGTGTGATGgcaggatgtggacatctttaggGGGCGTTTTCCTGCCTCACATAGCATCATTGTGTATTTTTTCCCAGTAGTGTTCAGCTATACCTGTGCAGTCCTGAAACTGGCAAAGGACAGGATATTAACAGGGTTTGGGTTTTGCCAACAAGTACAGCTGAGAGAGATGTGCAAGAGTTGAAGAGGCATGCAAGGAAGTGACTAAAATGATCATTAAAATCAAGATTTTAGAGGTGGTTGGTTCAGTTTTTGGTAACAACAGTTCAAAGATATGACCCTGAAAACGGGTAGATCAGGTAGATCAGGAAAAGATCATTAGAGATGAGAAAGTCGAGGAACTGAAGAGCCAGAATATTGTATGAATCATCCATATGAATGTTAAAGTCACCAGGAATATTACCAGCAttagggagggagaggaagaaagtggGCCAAGTACTAAAAGTCATTATTGAATGACAGAAAGTAACTAGTTTAGAGGACAGCAAGGAGAGGTGGCAGGTGGTAGATTAGGATGGCATGAGGTATAAAGGATCTGGGGagcctaaagaaaaaaagagagagagatgaagcaaGGAGAATACCTGCCACAGGTCCTATAAATAGATGAGGAGTTCCTACCTCATGAAGGGCAGAGATATAAAATAAGCTCATCACCTTAAACCTATTTAGTATACATTGGATGAGCCTCAAGAACCTACATATTAGAAATGCAACAAAGTCAAGCTTCAGCCTCAATATTCAGGCAAATTTTATTTGGCTTGAGTTTCAGTCCCAGGTTTTGCAAGGCCAAATGGACAACTATATATGTCAACATTATATTCAGCATCATTGAACTTGTGTGTGATCATTTATCATGAGTCCATGAAGTTACCATCACATGTAATCAGCACACCAATATcggtaataaaaaaatacaccatTTGGATTTATTGTCGATATCTGAATGCTCACTTGCAAAAGTACATAAGCATGAAGCATTCTTCATGTTGAAACctgaaataaaatcttattttgtgCTTTATATATTGAAATTCTCATTAACCAGTGAAAGTAGGCATGTGTATGTAttattacaataataaaatattataataattaatgGTGATTGTAAAAGCTATTCATCTTATatacaaaaacaattattatAGACTTGCAAATGTTTACATAAATAAGGAAACAGACTgacaattaatataaatattaagagAGAGCCTTAGAAAATTTTAGGAAGAATATTATATACTTCTAATCCAACAGATAATTATGTAGTCATTATATAATTATCTATTGGCTCAACTATCTGTTGGcagataattatataataataatataatataaaatcagaataacagattttatcattttaatctttaaaaattactcgGTGTACTgatttatgttaagtaaaataacatttaaaactgtATTTGATTTAGTTGTTTAATTCCatttattccaataaaacttcataATTTGAGCATAATGCAAATCTTTTACAACAAACAATTAAAAGCAGAATGTCAGTTTTGCCATCTGAAAATTCCATGAGGAAGAAACAAACTCCAAAATCACATACAAAAACATCTATTATAAATCACCTTTGAtccagaaagaataaagaatataaagtatGAATAAAGAactaagtatttaaaaaatgggTCACCTTAAAACTTTATTAATCTTCCATAAACCTAAGTTTAAAATGATCATCtggcccaaagcaatctacagtttcaatgcaattcccatcaaaataccagcatcatttttcatagaattagaaaaaacaattataaaattcatatggaaccaaaaaaagagcccgaagAGCCAAGGCAAATATAAGCAAAATTaataaacctggaggcatcacattccctgacttcaaattatactacaaggccatagttaccaaaacagcctAGCCCTGGTATAGAAGTAGATACAGAAAACAATgcaacagaagagagaacccagaaataaagctgaatATTTACAACCAATTGTTCTTCAACAaagaatgcaaaaacaaaaattgtggaaaggacaccctatttaataaatagtgctgggaaaactggctagccacatgtagaagaataaaactggatccccatctctcatcttatacaaaaatcaactcaagatggatcaaagacgtaaatctaagatctgaaaccataacAAATCCAGAAGATAACCTTGGAAAACATCTTCTGGGCATTGGCCTAGGTAAAGAATTTacgactaagaccccaaaagcaaaggcaacaaaaacaaaaataaaaaaaactacatctaattaaactaaaaagtttctgtacagcaaaagaaataatcatcagcaTAAACAGGCAACCCAAAGAATGGGGGAAGTATTTGTAAACTATGGATCCAAccaaagactaatatccagaatctacaagaaactcaaataaatcagtaagaaaacaaacaaacaaataatcccatcaaaaggtgggcaaattacatgagtagacatttctcaaaagaagatatacaaatgggcaATAAACATATGGgacaaaaatgctcaacatcactaatcatcagggaagtacaaattaaaaccacagtgagataccatcttactcctgcaagagtGGCCATTAATTaaagtcaaaaaaacaataaatgttggCATGAATGTGGTTAAAAGGGAACGtttatgcattgctggtgggaatataagttGGTACAACCTCTATAGagaacagtatgaagatttcttaAACAACTAAAAGTAAATTTACCATTCCATctggcaatcccactactagatatctacccaaaagaaaataagtcattatatcaaaaagacacctgcaagtgtatgtttattgcagcacaattcacaattgcaaagatatggaatcaatctcaGTGTCCATTGAtcaaagagtggataaagaaCAGGTGGCATATATACAACATGTAATACTACCCAGTCATAAacacaaatgaaataatgtctttttcagcaactgggatggagctggaggacattattctaagtgaagtaactcaaaaatggaaaaccaaataccatgttctcatttataagtgggagctaagctatgggtaca
This region includes:
- the LOC129476452 gene encoding ribosome-recycling factor, mitochondrial-like isoform X4, with amino-acid sequence MALGLKCSRMVHPAFRNYLAASIRPVSEVTLKTVHERQHGHRQCVAYSAVPVHHFATKKAKAKGKGKSQTRVNISAALVEDIINLEEVNEEMKSVIEAQKDNFNKTLNIRTSPGSLDKIAVVIADGKLALNQISQISMKSPQLILVNMASSPECTAAGIKAIRESGMNLNPEVEGALIRVPIPHRNRSAKWLMTQWQNLTGIWQ
- the LOC129476452 gene encoding ribosome-recycling factor, mitochondrial-like isoform X1; amino-acid sequence: MALGLKCSRMVHPAFRNYLAASIRPVSEVTLKTVHERQHGHRQCVAYSAVPVHHFATKKAKAKGKGKSQTRVNISAALVEDIINLEEVNEEMKSVIEAQKDNFNKTLNIRTSPGSLDKIAVVIADGKLALNQISQISMKSPQLILVNMASSPECTAAGIKAIRESGMNLNPEVEGALIRVPIPHVIREHREMLVKLAKQNTNKAKYSLRKVCTNAVNKVKKSKDTVSEDTIRLIEKQISQMADDTVAELDRHLAVKTKELLG
- the LOC129476452 gene encoding ribosome-recycling factor, mitochondrial-like isoform X2; translation: MALGLKCSRMVHPAFRNYLAASIRPVSEVTLKTVHERQHGHRQCVAYSAVPVHHFATKKAKAKGKGKTSPGSLDKIAVVIADGKLALNQISQISMKSPQLILVNMASSPECTAAGIKAIRESGMNLNPEVEGALIRVPIPHVIREHREMLVKLAKQNTNKAKYSLRKVCTNAVNKVKKSKDTVSEDTIRLIEKQISQMADDTVAELDRHLAVKTKELLG
- the LOC129476452 gene encoding ribosome-recycling factor, mitochondrial-like isoform X3, which encodes MALGLKCSRMVHPAFRNYLAASIRPVSEVTLKTVHERQHGHRQCVAYSAVPVHHFATKKAKAKGKGKSQTRVNISAALVEDIINLEEVNEEMKSVIEAQKDNFNKTLNIRTSPGSLDKIAVVIADGKLALNQISQISMKSPQLILVNMASSPESGRGANSGTHSPRNQRAQRNAGETGQTEHQQGQILFTEGLHQRSEQGEEIQGYSLRGHH